A single Anopheles arabiensis isolate DONGOLA chromosome 2, AaraD3, whole genome shotgun sequence DNA region contains:
- the LOC120893728 gene encoding translation machinery-associated protein 16 homolog: MPKQTILKELAKCKHPKSRKTLALTRKVKKINNREKTKLGHAAKANIVGKKLAWFAERLLERQDPLMPGEYEALVDEYLQRFDQELEQIKIVQSIGKHRATQHAAREAVIKTTIETEKLNFNTGGGIELPDLCDTVNFKLFQEWDGSAASIQHLKLKFISRKALKTSAAKKEPETEKMME; the protein is encoded by the exons ATG CCTAAGCAAACCATTCTCAAAGAGTTAGCCAAATGCAAACATCCTAAAAGTAGGAAAACACTAGCCCTTACCCGTAAGGTCAAAAA AATCAACAAccgagagaaaacaaaactgggACACGCAGCAAAGGCCAATATCGTCGGTAAAAAGCTGGCATGGTTTGCGGAACGGCTGCTGGAACGGCAGGACCCGCTGATGCCGGGCGAGTATGAAGCGCTGGTGGATGAGTACCTGCAGCGGTTCGATCAAGAGCTGGAACAAATCAAGATCGTACAATCCATCGGCAAGCATCGCGCGACGCAACACGCTGCACGCGAGGCAGTGATCAAAACTACCATCGAAACGGAAAAGCTTAACTTCAACACCGGAGGCGGCATCGAGCTGCCCGATCTGTGCGATACGGTTAACTTTAAGCTGTTTCAAGAGTGGGACGGCAGTGCGGCAAGCATACAGCATTTGAAGCTAAAGTTCATTTCGAGAAAAGCGCTCAAAACAAGCGCCGCCAAGAAGGAGCCCGAGACAGAGAAAATGATGGAATAA